The nucleotide sequence CGCTCTATCACCTGCACCGCGCGGGTCGCCTGCACGACGATATGCGCATTCTTGCGCTTGCGCGCAGCGCCAACAGCCGCAGCGCCTATCAAGCCTTGGCTGAACGCCACTGCCGCGCCCAAGTGGCGCGAACAAATTTCGATAACGACAGCTGGGTGACTTTTGCTGCGCGCCTCGACTACTTCGCCATGGACGCCAGTCAAAGCGCCGACTTTGGCCGCTTGGGCAAGCGCTTAGGCGAGGATCACGCGCGGGTGCGGATTTACTACCTGGCCACCGCGCCGGACCTGTTTGAAGACATCGCCTCGCACCTGAAGATCGCCAGCTTAGCCGGCCCCAAGGCGCGCATCGTGCTGGAAAAGCCGATTGGTCACTCACTGGAGTCGGCGCAGGCAATCAACGCCGCCATCGGCGCGGTGTTCGATGAGTCGCGGGTGTTCCGCATTGATCACTACCTGGGCAAGGAGACGGTGCAAAACCTCATGGCCTTGCGCTTCGCTAACGCATTGTTTGAACCCGTATGGCGCGCCGGGCATATCGACCATGTGCAGATCAGCGTGTGCGAAACCCTCGGTGTGGAAAACCGCGGCGCCTACTACGAAAAAGCCGGCGCCATGCGCGACATGATCCAGAACCACCTGCTGCAGTTGCTCTGCCTGGTGGCCATGGAAGTGCCGGTGCGTTTCGACGCTGAATCGGTACGCAACGAGAAGGTGAAAATCCTCGAAGCACTGAAGCCCATCAGCGGCCTCGATGTGCAGGACAAGACCGTGCGCGGCCAGTACACCGCCGGTAAAATCGGCGGCCAAGAAGTCCCCGCCTATTACTTCGAAAAGAACGTCGACAACGACAGCGACACCGAAACCTTTGTCGCCGTGCAAGCCGAGATCGACAACTGGCGCTGGGCTGGCGTGCCGTTCTACCTGCGTACCGGCAAACGCCTGGGGCACAAAACCTCGGAAATTCTTATCCAGTTCAAGCCGGTGCCGCACCAGCTGTTTGGCGGCGGCGAAGCCAATCGCCTGCTGATCCGCCTGCAACCAGAAGAGCGCATCAGCCTGCAGCTGATGGGCAAAAGCCCAGGCAAGGGCATGCACCTGCAGCCGGTAGAACTGGACCTCAACCTCGCCGATGCCTTCCACAAGCAACGCCGCTGGGACGCTTACGAGCGCTTGCTGCTCGATGTGATCGAGGGCGACTCCACCCTGTTTATGCGCCGCGATGAAGTCGAGGCCGCTTGGAATTGGGTCGACCCAATCATCAAAGGCTGGCACCAACACTACCAAAGCCCACGTCCTTATCCGGCTGGCAGCGATGGCCCCGAGCAAGCCAGCAACTTGCTCGAACGCCATGAGCGGCAGTGGATGGAATAGCTGCAGGTTGAGTACCGCGATAGCCATCGCCGACCGTCATGGTCATTGCCGTAATGGGTTACGCCTCTGCACTACAAACGACCCAGGCTGAGCTGACTAACGCGGCACGGACGCCACCGGCAACTCTCGGCGGAAGTACAGCAGTACCACCGGCAATGCCAGCACGCCCAAAGCGCCAGCGGCCACAAACAACACTTCATAGCCCAGCCACGTGGCCAGCAACCCGCTGGTGGCGCCCA is from Pseudomonas sp. TMP9 and encodes:
- the zwf gene encoding glucose-6-phosphate dehydrogenase, translating into MTATAALLYRVGVPTLSIPCDMLVFGGTGDLALHKLLPALYHLHRAGRLHDDMRILALARSANSRSAYQALAERHCRAQVARTNFDNDSWVTFAARLDYFAMDASQSADFGRLGKRLGEDHARVRIYYLATAPDLFEDIASHLKIASLAGPKARIVLEKPIGHSLESAQAINAAIGAVFDESRVFRIDHYLGKETVQNLMALRFANALFEPVWRAGHIDHVQISVCETLGVENRGAYYEKAGAMRDMIQNHLLQLLCLVAMEVPVRFDAESVRNEKVKILEALKPISGLDVQDKTVRGQYTAGKIGGQEVPAYYFEKNVDNDSDTETFVAVQAEIDNWRWAGVPFYLRTGKRLGHKTSEILIQFKPVPHQLFGGGEANRLLIRLQPEERISLQLMGKSPGKGMHLQPVELDLNLADAFHKQRRWDAYERLLLDVIEGDSTLFMRRDEVEAAWNWVDPIIKGWHQHYQSPRPYPAGSDGPEQASNLLERHERQWME